Proteins found in one Subtercola endophyticus genomic segment:
- a CDS encoding acyl-CoA thioesterase, whose product MRLHVPTRLRWSDLDAYGHVNNVQITRLLEEARVHAFWASDEPGVSLATSQGGSPESRTAVDSASMAVINGDLGSATLTLVAHQEVEYLAPIPYLRQPLDLHLWISKLGGASLELCYEVWSPEGVQPSILYTRATTTIVLVDAETQRPRRITDTEREAWAPYIEPEVVFSKRR is encoded by the coding sequence ATGAGATTGCACGTTCCCACTCGGCTGCGCTGGTCAGACCTCGACGCATACGGACACGTCAACAACGTTCAGATCACGAGGCTGCTCGAAGAAGCCCGGGTGCACGCCTTCTGGGCGTCAGACGAGCCTGGTGTCTCGCTCGCAACCTCGCAGGGCGGTTCGCCCGAAAGTCGCACCGCGGTCGACAGCGCGAGCATGGCCGTGATCAACGGCGACCTCGGTTCGGCTACCCTCACGCTGGTCGCGCACCAGGAGGTCGAGTACCTCGCTCCGATTCCGTATCTGCGGCAGCCGCTCGACCTGCACCTGTGGATCAGCAAGCTGGGCGGTGCGAGTCTCGAGCTCTGCTACGAGGTGTGGAGTCCCGAGGGTGTGCAGCCGAGCATCCTTTACACCCGCGCTACCACGACGATCGTGCTCGTCGACGCAGAGACGCAGCGCCCGCGACGCATCACCGATACGGAGCGCGAGGCATGGGCTCCCTACATCGAGCCCGAGGTGGTCTTCTCGAAGCGTCGATAG
- a CDS encoding ClpP family protease has translation MTDENARFFFTDQARAALLFNRVVVLDGALTDDNGMLLASQLMTLAASEPGEDIAFWIHSPGGSVSSMLAIRDIMRVIPCDVSTVALGLACSAGQFLLTSGTKGKRLALPHARILMHQGSAGIGGSAVEVEVQANDLRYTRDVMLGLIADDTGQPVEKVFEDSLHDRWYSAEEAMDYGFIDHVVTSFDQVRPSRFRPVGIGATL, from the coding sequence ATGACAGACGAGAACGCACGATTCTTTTTCACCGACCAGGCCAGGGCCGCGCTGCTTTTCAACAGGGTGGTGGTGCTCGACGGCGCACTCACCGACGACAACGGCATGCTGCTCGCTAGCCAGCTCATGACGCTCGCCGCAAGCGAACCGGGCGAAGACATCGCCTTCTGGATCCACTCACCGGGCGGCTCCGTTTCGTCGATGCTGGCGATCCGCGACATTATGCGCGTCATTCCCTGTGACGTTTCGACGGTCGCGCTGGGGTTGGCGTGTTCGGCTGGGCAGTTCCTGCTCACGTCGGGCACAAAGGGTAAACGGCTCGCGTTACCGCACGCGCGCATCCTGATGCATCAGGGCTCAGCCGGAATCGGCGGATCTGCCGTCGAGGTCGAGGTGCAGGCAAACGATCTGCGCTACACGCGCGATGTGATGCTCGGGCTGATCGCCGACGACACCGGCCAGCCCGTCGAGAAAGTCTTCGAAGACTCGTTGCACGACCGCTGGTATTCGGCAGAAGAGGCGATGGACTACGGATTCATCGATCACGTTGTCACCTCTTTCGACCAGGTTCGCCCCAGTCGTTTTCGCCCCGTCGGAATCGGGGCGACGCTGTGA
- a CDS encoding RNA-binding S4 domain-containing protein: MTNAPIEDVPIGGDIIRLGQFLKFAGLLDSGGQVKDAIVEGHVLVNGQVDRRRGRQLQLGDIVSFSERKFRVGD, encoded by the coding sequence ATGACGAACGCGCCGATCGAAGACGTGCCGATAGGTGGAGACATCATCCGCCTCGGGCAGTTCCTGAAGTTCGCTGGACTCCTCGACTCCGGCGGGCAGGTGAAAGACGCCATCGTGGAGGGCCATGTGTTGGTGAACGGCCAGGTCGATCGGCGTCGCGGACGGCAGCTGCAGCTCGGCGATATCGTCAGTTTCTCTGAGCGCAAGTTCCGCGTCGGCGACTGA
- a CDS encoding ClpP family protease: protein MSSYTIPNVVSESPRGDRVMDVFSHLLTERIVYLGSAIDAGVANALIAQLLHLEASAPGREISMYINCEGGDLSAALAIYDTMQYLTSPIATTCVGEAIGPGAALLAAGALGRRAALRHARVVLHQPADQGRGTIPDLILRADELVRVRSDMEEVLSAHTGQSAETLRRDTDRDRVFSSSAARDYGLVDEVVTVTREPVLTM from the coding sequence GTGAGCAGCTACACGATTCCGAACGTTGTCAGCGAGAGCCCCCGCGGCGACCGCGTTATGGATGTCTTCTCCCACCTCCTGACCGAGCGCATCGTCTATCTCGGCTCGGCTATCGACGCGGGGGTGGCGAACGCCCTGATCGCACAGCTGCTGCACCTCGAGGCAAGCGCGCCGGGGCGGGAGATCAGCATGTACATCAACTGCGAGGGCGGCGACCTTTCTGCCGCGCTCGCGATCTACGACACCATGCAGTACCTGACATCGCCGATCGCCACGACCTGCGTCGGCGAGGCGATCGGCCCGGGTGCCGCATTGCTGGCGGCGGGCGCCCTCGGCCGGCGTGCGGCCCTGCGTCACGCGCGGGTTGTGCTTCATCAGCCCGCCGATCAGGGCCGCGGCACCATTCCCGACCTCATTCTGCGGGCGGATGAACTGGTCAGAGTTCGCTCGGACATGGAAGAAGTGCTGAGCGCACACACCGGGCAATCCGCCGAAACGCTGCGCCGGGACACCGACCGCGACCGTGTCTTCAGCTCCTCTGCGGCCAGGGACTACGGGCTCGTCGACGAGGTCGTGACAGTGACCCGCGAACCGGTGCTCACGATGTGA
- a CDS encoding FAD-binding dehydrogenase: MPHTVTTDVIVVGAGLAGLVATAELVKAGKHVTIVEQEPAASFGGQAWWSFGGLFLIDSPEQRRLGVHDSLELARQDWFGSAGFDRPEDRWPRLWAEAYLQFAAGEKRAWLHEQGVRWFPIVGWAERGGYTALEHGNSVPRFHITWGTGPGVLAPFVARVRQGVRDGLVTILHRHRVDELVTEAAESGAGSGRSAGGSSSAAGGRHGATRVVGVRGVILEPSSSGRGVSSSRESVGEFELRASAVIVTSGGIGGNHDLVRQNWPKRLGEPPASMLSGVPAHVDGRMLGITEAAGARLINSDRMWHYTEGITNFDPVWPQHGIRILPGPSSLWLDATGKRLPVPLFPGFDTLGTLEHILTTGYDHTWFVLTQKIIEKELALSGSEQNPDLTGKNLRLLAKRVGPGAPGPIEAFKDKGVDFVVADDLPTLLAGMQRLSGDAPLDLRQVEKEIRGRDREIGHPFSKDLQITAVRGARTYLGDKLIRVASPHELLDPAAGPLIAVKLHIVTRKTLGGIETDLAGRALGADGEPVEGLYAAGEASGFGGGGMHGYRALEGTFLGGCIFSGRQAGRAVAAAL; this comes from the coding sequence ATGCCCCACACAGTCACGACCGATGTCATCGTCGTCGGCGCCGGCCTCGCCGGTCTCGTCGCCACCGCCGAACTCGTGAAGGCGGGCAAGCACGTCACCATCGTCGAGCAAGAACCCGCCGCCTCGTTCGGCGGTCAGGCGTGGTGGTCGTTCGGCGGCCTCTTTCTCATCGACAGCCCCGAACAGCGCCGCCTCGGCGTGCACGACTCGCTCGAGCTCGCCCGGCAGGATTGGTTCGGCAGCGCCGGCTTCGATCGACCCGAAGACCGCTGGCCCCGGCTCTGGGCCGAGGCCTACCTGCAGTTCGCCGCCGGAGAGAAGCGCGCCTGGCTGCATGAACAGGGCGTGCGCTGGTTTCCCATCGTGGGCTGGGCCGAGCGCGGCGGTTACACCGCACTCGAGCATGGCAACTCGGTGCCGCGCTTTCACATCACGTGGGGAACCGGTCCCGGGGTGCTCGCGCCGTTCGTCGCGCGGGTTCGTCAGGGCGTGCGCGACGGGCTCGTCACGATTCTGCACCGGCATCGCGTTGACGAACTCGTGACGGAGGCGGCCGAGAGCGGCGCGGGCAGCGGCCGCAGCGCGGGCGGCAGCAGCAGCGCGGCCGGCGGGAGGCACGGCGCAACGCGCGTGGTGGGCGTGCGCGGAGTCATCCTCGAGCCCTCGAGCTCAGGCCGCGGCGTCAGCAGCTCGCGCGAGAGCGTCGGTGAGTTCGAGCTGCGTGCCAGCGCGGTGATCGTCACGAGCGGTGGCATCGGCGGCAACCACGACCTCGTGCGCCAGAACTGGCCGAAACGCCTGGGTGAACCGCCGGCATCCATGCTCTCGGGCGTGCCCGCGCACGTCGATGGGCGGATGCTCGGCATCACCGAGGCGGCGGGAGCCCGCTTGATCAACTCCGACCGCATGTGGCACTACACCGAGGGCATCACGAACTTCGACCCGGTGTGGCCGCAGCACGGAATCCGCATTCTGCCGGGCCCGTCGTCGCTTTGGCTCGACGCGACGGGAAAACGGCTGCCGGTGCCGCTCTTTCCTGGATTCGACACCCTCGGTACGCTCGAGCACATTCTCACGACCGGCTACGACCACACCTGGTTCGTGCTCACCCAGAAGATCATCGAGAAGGAGTTGGCGCTCTCGGGCAGCGAGCAGAACCCCGATCTCACCGGCAAGAACCTGCGGCTGCTGGCTAAGCGGGTCGGTCCCGGCGCTCCGGGCCCGATCGAGGCGTTCAAAGACAAGGGCGTCGACTTCGTGGTGGCAGATGATCTGCCCACGCTTCTGGCGGGAATGCAGCGCCTCTCGGGTGATGCCCCTCTCGACCTCAGGCAGGTGGAGAAAGAGATTCGCGGCCGAGACCGGGAGATCGGGCATCCGTTCAGCAAAGACCTGCAGATCACCGCGGTTCGAGGGGCGCGAACCTACCTCGGCGACAAGCTGATTCGTGTCGCCTCGCCGCATGAGCTGCTCGACCCTGCGGCCGGCCCGCTGATCGCGGTGAAGCTGCACATCGTCACGCGCAAGACGCTCGGCGGAATCGAGACCGACCTGGCGGGTCGAGCACTCGGGGCCGACGGCGAGCCCGTCGAAGGGCTCTACGCAGCGGGCGAGGCCAGCGGCTTCGGCGGCGGCGGGATGCACGGCTATCGTGCGCTCGAGGGCACCTTCTTGGGCGGCTGCATCTTCAGCGGCCGCCAGGCGGGCCGAGCGGTCGCGGCTGCGCTCTGA
- a CDS encoding acyl-CoA thioesterase: MTDEAIETSAAPQGPTVADPVGGLLAALDLTDTGARTSEDIFTGPSQWTAHGRVFGGQVLAQSLIAASRTVETDRPAHSLHGYFLRPGDVALPITFSVDRIHDGRSFSTRRTQAYQNGLPIFSMIASFQTDDPGIDHQIDMPDNVPDPESLPSIAETLGHIEHPIAQNWAYARPFDIRHVGQPIYVSADSARVERQAIWMKALRPLPDEPILHRAAMAYASDYALLEPIFRRHGLAWMTPGLKSASLDHAMWWHRPGRADEWFLYVQESPSAQGGRGLATGRMYSRDGVLLATVAQEGTIRVPR, encoded by the coding sequence ATGACCGATGAGGCGATCGAGACCTCGGCGGCGCCGCAGGGCCCCACAGTCGCAGACCCGGTCGGCGGCCTTCTCGCTGCCCTCGACCTCACCGACACCGGCGCTCGAACCAGCGAAGACATCTTCACCGGGCCCTCTCAATGGACGGCGCACGGGCGCGTGTTCGGTGGCCAGGTGCTCGCCCAGTCGCTGATCGCGGCGAGCCGCACGGTCGAGACAGATCGCCCTGCGCATTCGCTGCACGGGTATTTTCTTCGGCCCGGAGACGTCGCGCTGCCCATCACCTTTTCGGTCGATCGTATTCACGACGGCCGGTCGTTCTCGACGCGTCGCACCCAGGCCTACCAGAACGGACTCCCGATCTTCTCGATGATCGCCTCGTTCCAGACCGACGACCCGGGCATCGACCACCAGATCGACATGCCAGACAATGTGCCCGACCCCGAATCACTGCCGTCGATCGCTGAGACACTCGGTCACATCGAGCATCCGATTGCTCAAAATTGGGCCTACGCGAGACCGTTCGACATTCGGCACGTCGGCCAGCCGATTTATGTGTCGGCCGATTCGGCGCGCGTCGAACGCCAGGCGATCTGGATGAAGGCGTTACGCCCCCTGCCCGACGAACCGATTCTGCATCGGGCTGCCATGGCCTACGCAAGCGATTACGCCTTGCTGGAGCCGATATTCCGTCGCCACGGTCTCGCCTGGATGACGCCGGGCCTCAAATCGGCGAGCCTCGACCACGCCATGTGGTGGCATCGGCCGGGGCGAGCCGATGAATGGTTTCTCTATGTGCAGGAGTCGCCGAGCGCGCAGGGCGGCCGTGGGTTGGCCACGGGGCGCATGTACAGCCGCGACGGCGTGCTCTTGGCCACCGTCGCCCAGGAGGGCACGATTCGCGTTCCCCGGTAG
- the msrA gene encoding peptide-methionine (S)-S-oxide reductase MsrA gives MQTFVLAGGCFWCLDAVYRTLHGVTDVVSGYTGGHTAHPNYEEVCTGTTGHAEVVAVTFDPEIIPADVILDVFFTLHDPRQLNRQGNDVGTQYRSAMFYTSDEQKRLFEQSLVRAADLWDGPVVTDLEPLTEFFSAEQYHQDFFAKNPGQGYCMAVAVPKVNKVRKSFAQYVRAA, from the coding sequence ATGCAAACTTTCGTTCTCGCCGGCGGCTGCTTCTGGTGTCTCGACGCCGTCTATCGCACACTGCACGGCGTCACAGACGTCGTCTCGGGCTACACCGGGGGTCACACCGCTCACCCGAACTATGAAGAGGTGTGCACCGGCACGACCGGGCACGCCGAGGTCGTCGCCGTGACATTCGACCCCGAGATCATTCCGGCAGACGTCATTCTCGACGTGTTCTTCACGTTGCACGACCCCCGGCAGCTGAACCGGCAGGGCAACGACGTTGGCACTCAGTACCGCTCCGCGATGTTCTACACCTCCGACGAACAGAAACGGCTGTTCGAGCAGAGTCTGGTGCGGGCGGCCGACCTCTGGGACGGGCCCGTCGTCACCGACCTCGAGCCACTGACGGAGTTCTTCTCCGCCGAGCAATACCACCAAGACTTTTTCGCCAAGAACCCTGGTCAGGGCTACTGCATGGCCGTCGCCGTTCCCAAGGTGAACAAGGTGCGAAAGAGCTTCGCCCAATACGTTCGGGCCGCCTGA
- the ettA gene encoding energy-dependent translational throttle protein EttA, with protein MAEYIYSMVRARKAVGDKLILDDVTMSFLPGAKIGVVGPNGAGKSTILKIMAGLDTPSNGEAKLSAGYTVGILMQEPELDESKTVLENVQEGVGPIKAKVDRFNEISAELADPDADFDKLLEEMGTLQEQIDAEDAWDLDSQLEQAMDALRTPPGDASVKNLSGGEKRRVALTKLLLQKPDLLLLDEPTNHLDAESVLWLEQHLAKYHGAVLAVTHDRYFLDHVAEWIAEVDRGHLYPYEGNYSTYLEKKQERLMVQGKKDAKLSKRLAEELDWVRSNAKGRQAKSKARLARYEEMVTEAEKTRKLDFEEIVIPVGPRLGSQVIDADKLHKAFGERVLIDGLSFTLPRNGIVGVIGPNGVGKSTLFKTIVGFEPLDGGKLTIGETVDISYVDQDRGGIDPKKTLWEVVSDGQDYIQVGKTEIPSRAYVSTFGFKGPDQQKAAGVLSGGERNRLNLALTLKQGGNLLLLDEPTNDLDVETLGSLENALLEFPGCAVVITHDRWFLDRIATHILAYEGTEANPAQWYWFEGNFEAYEQNKIERLGPDAAKPHRSAYRKLTRD; from the coding sequence ATGGCCGAATACATTTATTCCATGGTGCGCGCCCGCAAGGCCGTGGGCGACAAGCTGATTCTCGACGACGTGACGATGTCGTTCCTGCCCGGAGCGAAGATCGGCGTCGTGGGTCCGAACGGCGCCGGCAAGTCGACCATTCTGAAGATCATGGCGGGCCTCGACACCCCGAGCAATGGCGAGGCCAAGCTCAGCGCGGGGTACACCGTGGGCATCCTGATGCAAGAGCCCGAACTCGACGAGTCGAAGACTGTGCTCGAGAACGTGCAAGAGGGTGTCGGCCCTATCAAGGCCAAGGTCGACCGCTTCAACGAGATCTCGGCAGAGCTGGCCGACCCCGATGCCGATTTTGACAAGCTGCTCGAAGAGATGGGCACGCTGCAAGAGCAGATCGACGCCGAAGACGCGTGGGATCTCGACTCTCAGCTCGAACAGGCGATGGATGCTCTGCGAACCCCGCCCGGTGACGCGAGTGTGAAGAACCTCTCCGGTGGTGAGAAGCGCCGGGTGGCGCTCACGAAGCTGCTGCTGCAGAAGCCCGACCTGCTGCTGCTCGACGAACCCACCAACCACCTCGACGCCGAGAGCGTGCTCTGGCTCGAGCAGCACCTGGCCAAGTACCATGGTGCCGTTCTCGCTGTGACACACGATCGGTACTTTCTCGACCACGTCGCGGAATGGATCGCCGAGGTCGACCGCGGACACCTCTATCCCTACGAAGGCAACTACTCGACCTACCTCGAGAAGAAGCAAGAGCGCCTCATGGTGCAGGGCAAAAAAGACGCCAAGCTCTCCAAGCGTCTTGCTGAAGAACTCGACTGGGTGCGCTCCAACGCCAAGGGCCGCCAGGCGAAGTCGAAAGCGCGCCTGGCCCGCTACGAAGAGATGGTCACAGAAGCTGAGAAGACGCGAAAGCTCGACTTCGAAGAGATCGTGATTCCGGTCGGCCCGCGGCTCGGGTCGCAGGTGATCGACGCCGACAAGCTACACAAGGCGTTCGGTGAACGTGTGCTCATCGACGGCCTCAGCTTCACGCTGCCGCGTAACGGCATCGTCGGTGTCATCGGGCCGAACGGTGTGGGCAAGTCGACGCTGTTCAAGACGATCGTGGGCTTCGAGCCCCTCGACGGCGGAAAACTGACCATCGGCGAAACGGTCGACATCTCCTACGTCGACCAAGATCGTGGTGGCATCGATCCGAAGAAGACGCTGTGGGAGGTCGTCTCCGACGGGCAGGACTACATTCAGGTCGGCAAGACCGAGATCCCTTCTCGTGCCTACGTCTCCACGTTCGGCTTCAAGGGCCCCGATCAGCAAAAGGCGGCAGGTGTGCTCTCCGGTGGCGAGCGAAACCGGCTCAACCTGGCGCTCACCCTGAAGCAGGGCGGCAACCTGTTGCTGCTCGACGAACCGACAAACGACCTCGACGTCGAAACCCTCGGCAGCCTCGAAAACGCCCTTCTCGAGTTTCCCGGCTGCGCCGTGGTCATCACACACGACCGGTGGTTTCTCGACCGCATCGCAACGCATATCCTCGCCTACGAGGGCACCGAAGCGAACCCCGCACAGTGGTACTGGTTCGAGGGCAACTTCGAAGCCTACGAGCAGAACAAAATCGAGCGACTCGGCCCCGATGCGGCGAAGCCGCACCGTTCGGCGTACCGCAAGCTGACACGCGACTAG
- a CDS encoding SecDF P1 head subdomain-containing protein → MSQTCETGSSAQCVVVNGENVLTPNAFEDAYVEEATAVESNGQRLVQVTFTEEGGAVLSSLTTQAVKAGSTARLVMKAGDKIIGAPVVMQPIENREVSIMVPPDGNAKELTGAILGR, encoded by the coding sequence GTGTCCCAGACGTGTGAGACAGGTTCGAGCGCGCAGTGCGTAGTCGTTAACGGCGAAAACGTGTTGACTCCGAATGCTTTCGAGGATGCGTACGTAGAGGAGGCCACTGCCGTCGAAAGCAACGGCCAGCGCTTGGTGCAGGTCACGTTCACTGAGGAGGGCGGTGCTGTGCTGAGCAGCCTCACAACGCAAGCCGTAAAAGCCGGGAGCACAGCACGCCTGGTCATGAAGGCCGGAGACAAGATCATCGGCGCCCCTGTGGTGATGCAACCCATCGAGAACCGTGAAGTTTCGATAATGGTGCCGCCAGACGGCAATGCGAAAGAACTGACCGGAGCTATTCTCGGGCGCTGA
- a CDS encoding globin → MTNDSTAPGAPSGIPLIPIIPTATKPATTGSSASDDGLGSGDTFYEQVGGRATFERLVRAFYAGVAADPVLVAMYPEDDLEGAIQRLTGFLEQYWGGPTTYSQERGHPRLRMRHNPFKVNPDARDRWLSHMHAAVVSLALPPLQEATLWDYLERAAHAMVNTFDE, encoded by the coding sequence ATGACGAACGACAGTACAGCGCCCGGCGCCCCCAGCGGAATACCGCTCATTCCGATCATCCCGACGGCGACAAAGCCCGCCACGACGGGTAGCTCGGCGTCTGACGACGGTCTCGGCTCGGGTGACACGTTCTATGAGCAGGTCGGTGGCCGGGCCACGTTCGAGCGGCTCGTGCGCGCCTTCTACGCCGGCGTGGCGGCCGACCCCGTGCTCGTAGCGATGTACCCCGAAGACGATCTCGAGGGCGCCATTCAGCGGTTGACCGGGTTTCTCGAGCAGTACTGGGGCGGGCCCACCACCTACAGCCAAGAACGCGGGCACCCCCGGTTGCGCATGCGGCACAATCCGTTCAAGGTGAATCCGGATGCCCGTGACCGCTGGCTCTCGCACATGCACGCCGCCGTGGTTTCTCTGGCGCTGCCCCCGTTGCAGGAGGCGACGCTCTGGGACTACCTCGAGCGCGCCGCGCATGCCATGGTGAATACCTTCGACGAGTAG
- a CDS encoding DUF6993 domain-containing protein, with protein sequence MAPAFVPGGTAAENLAYFDYVNNQTIAQASAQNQTADGVAFTTALRSGGFAVTDMQVTPDVTTVGVKADSIQFSVAMKGQCLIGQYGFGAYHSLIAPVLGTGKCLVGETRTIDW encoded by the coding sequence GTGGCACCGGCTTTCGTGCCAGGCGGTACTGCCGCTGAGAACCTGGCGTATTTCGACTACGTCAACAACCAGACCATCGCACAGGCGTCGGCACAGAACCAGACTGCTGACGGCGTAGCGTTCACCACCGCGCTGCGCTCCGGCGGGTTCGCGGTGACCGACATGCAGGTCACGCCCGACGTCACCACCGTCGGAGTGAAGGCCGACTCGATTCAGTTCTCCGTCGCGATGAAGGGGCAATGCCTCATCGGCCAGTACGGCTTCGGCGCGTACCACAGCCTCATCGCACCCGTGCTCGGAACCGGCAAGTGCCTGGTGGGCGAAACCCGCACAATAGACTGGTAG
- a CDS encoding single-stranded DNA-binding protein: MPDNISLTGVVATDPRHITTNDGLDITSFRLASSQRRFDRAKNSWVDAGTNWYTVTAFRQLAANMAVSLNKGDRVVASGRVRLREWSSAEKNGMTIEVEAEAVGHDLSWGSASFSKSIASSRGAGGAGFEPAGGAAPAESWAVPPAPAQGGDWGAPAPATATEHSGDGFLPDDERSGDESGGTESAAVAF; encoded by the coding sequence GTGCCAGACAACATTTCACTCACCGGCGTCGTGGCGACCGACCCGCGCCACATCACGACGAACGATGGTCTCGATATCACGAGCTTTCGCCTGGCCTCGAGCCAACGCCGATTCGACCGGGCGAAGAACTCCTGGGTCGATGCCGGTACCAACTGGTACACCGTCACGGCATTCCGGCAGCTCGCGGCCAACATGGCTGTGTCGCTGAACAAGGGCGACCGGGTGGTCGCCTCCGGCCGCGTGCGACTGCGCGAATGGTCGAGCGCGGAGAAGAACGGAATGACGATCGAGGTCGAAGCAGAGGCCGTCGGTCACGATCTGTCGTGGGGCAGCGCCAGCTTTTCGAAGTCGATCGCTAGTTCGAGGGGTGCTGGCGGTGCCGGGTTCGAACCCGCCGGTGGTGCGGCGCCCGCCGAGAGCTGGGCGGTTCCGCCGGCTCCGGCGCAGGGCGGTGACTGGGGTGCTCCTGCGCCGGCGACGGCAACAGAGCACTCCGGCGACGGATTCTTGCCCGACGACGAGCGCAGCGGTGACGAAAGCGGGGGCACCGAGAGTGCGGCGGTTGCCTTCTGA
- a CDS encoding alpha/beta fold hydrolase, with protein sequence MSARQSFELTEHRLTVPLDHGSDDGRTIEIFARVVSAPDGRDRPFLLFLQGGPGHEAPRPIALPGTPGWLGRALQDYRVVMLDQRGTGLSTPYGAPGPDPVADAEWLTHFRADAIVQDAELLRKHLGASTWSLLGQSFGGFCSLHYLSVAPDSLREVYFTGGLPPVGRPVDEVYSVTYGRMRILTERFYDRFPGDRERFEKLLELSAAGELRTPTGEPISPRLLRTIGHQLGMDGGAEQLHYLLERDPASSAFRYDLAAAFSFGARDPLYAVLHESSYTDGGRTRWSAERVEPADFLGDSLLFTGEHLFSWHFDDIAELRPYRAVATILAEHDWPRLFDADVLSSVDVPCAAAIYVDDPFVDLVFSEETADLIPSLKRWVTSEHLHNGLRSSGGDVLDRLIGLVRERS encoded by the coding sequence ATGTCGGCCAGGCAGTCATTTGAGCTCACGGAGCACCGGCTTACGGTGCCGCTTGATCACGGAAGTGATGATGGTCGCACGATCGAGATCTTCGCACGGGTGGTCTCGGCGCCCGACGGCCGGGATCGCCCGTTCTTGTTATTCCTTCAGGGCGGCCCGGGACACGAAGCGCCACGCCCTATCGCCCTGCCCGGTACACCGGGATGGCTGGGGCGGGCGCTGCAGGACTATCGCGTCGTCATGCTCGACCAGCGCGGCACGGGGCTCTCGACACCCTACGGTGCGCCAGGGCCCGATCCTGTAGCCGACGCCGAGTGGCTCACGCACTTTCGCGCCGATGCCATCGTGCAGGATGCGGAGTTGTTGCGAAAGCATCTCGGGGCGTCGACGTGGAGCCTGCTCGGCCAGTCGTTCGGTGGATTCTGCTCCTTGCACTACCTCAGCGTCGCCCCCGACAGTCTTCGCGAGGTCTACTTCACGGGCGGGCTGCCGCCGGTGGGGCGCCCCGTCGACGAGGTGTACTCCGTGACGTATGGCCGGATGCGCATCCTCACCGAACGCTTCTACGACCGGTTCCCCGGCGACCGCGAACGTTTCGAAAAGCTGCTCGAGCTCAGCGCGGCGGGAGAACTCCGTACGCCTACAGGGGAGCCGATCTCACCGCGGCTGCTCCGCACCATCGGGCACCAGCTCGGAATGGACGGAGGAGCGGAGCAGCTGCACTATCTTCTCGAACGGGACCCCGCATCATCCGCGTTCCGCTATGACCTCGCTGCCGCGTTTTCGTTCGGGGCTCGAGATCCGCTCTACGCGGTGCTGCACGAGTCGAGTTACACCGACGGCGGCCGCACCCGATGGTCGGCTGAACGAGTAGAGCCCGCAGACTTTCTCGGGGACTCGCTGTTGTTCACGGGCGAGCACCTGTTCTCCTGGCACTTCGACGACATCGCCGAGCTGCGGCCGTACCGCGCGGTAGCAACGATTCTGGCTGAGCATGACTGGCCTCGGTTGTTCGACGCCGATGTACTCTCTTCTGTCGACGTGCCGTGCGCGGCCGCGATCTACGTCGACGACCCTTTCGTCGACCTGGTGTTCTCTGAGGAGACCGCCGACCTCATACCCTCCCTGAAGCGCTGGGTGACCAGCGAGCACCTCCACAACGGGCTCCGCAGTTCGGGTGGCGACGTGCTCGACCGCCTGATCGGTTTGGTGCGCGAACGCTCCTGA
- a CDS encoding helix-turn-helix domain-containing protein, with product MTETAEPLTPQSQPTAQSGPTAQSRPTAQSRPLDELWRRALGRQLRELRLARGERLDDTAARAGISPQYLSEVERGRKDASSEMIGAIVGALESRLADILLRVADDLSTGRASAQVIDIRSTTSRGGSRSVHGGSSFDVSVSIAAMAIAA from the coding sequence GTGACCGAGACAGCCGAGCCCCTGACGCCCCAGAGCCAGCCGACCGCGCAGAGCGGCCCGACCGCGCAGAGCCGCCCCACCGCGCAGAGCCGACCGCTCGACGAACTCTGGAGGCGAGCGCTCGGGCGACAGCTGCGCGAACTCCGCCTGGCGCGTGGTGAGCGTCTCGACGACACAGCGGCCAGGGCCGGCATCTCTCCCCAGTATCTGTCCGAAGTCGAGCGCGGCCGAAAAGACGCCTCCAGCGAGATGATCGGCGCCATCGTCGGTGCGCTGGAGAGCCGTCTCGCCGACATCCTGCTGCGCGTCGCCGACGACCTCTCGACGGGCCGCGCTTCCGCTCAGGTCATCGACATCAGGTCGACCACCTCTCGTGGAGGCTCGCGAAGCGTGCACGGCGGCTCATCGTTCGACGTTTCGGTGTCGATTGCCGCCATGGCGATCGCCGCCTGA